In the genome of Oscarella lobularis chromosome 1, ooOscLobu1.1, whole genome shotgun sequence, one region contains:
- the LOC136198288 gene encoding transforming growth factor beta regulator 1-like isoform X1, which yields MAEAKVSLAYGAGARRAINPTDKDNEESANERPSSSSSSNSSNEEESFCPEEGASNRPVVHNGLASAREEKYAKKCQYIKKIMKSFFYENNSLADELRKTNHAIVRLKAERRFLLDKLLHYQTGRTVPLTNVGRKKPRFAASSGLDHIKRLKKEKERIRAKAMESLAEERTEAMWKLQQVRSLSSKSDESKGAKRKRLKPGMVRRKLQPVPLDSEGYPVMPINLGGLTIHSLGRIVADRPGFHSERYIWPVGFVSTRTFFSMYQPGAKCVYRCRILDGKNSPLFEMQAADSPDRPIIAASATACHTTVLKQVNKTRSREATNTGSGPEFFGFSHPVVMNILQNDPLCEELEKFQRIEFNDPLGVQNARIRMPPASAATGAWNVSKTTTTTATATATIDDVRSGSDREMNDEESSGNEADSDGTGSSGDDEFDYGAAAPSETRPPMMMGYQAQ from the exons AACGAGGAGAGCGCAAACGAAAGACCGTCGAGTTCATCGAG CAGTAACTCATCTAATGAAGAGGAAAGTTTCTGTCCAGAAGAG GGTGCAAGCAATCGTCCTGTTGTTCAC AATGGACTTGCCTCTGCCAGGGAGGAAAAATATGCGAAGAAGTGCCAGTACATAAAAAAGATCATGAAGTCATTTTTCTAC GAAAATAATTCGCTAGCGGACGAGCTTAGAAAAACGAATCACGCGATTGTTCGACTCAAAGCGGAGCGAAG ATTTCTTCTCGACAAACTGCTTCACTATCAGACGGGAAGAACGGTTCCGTTGACGAACGTCGGACGAAAGAAGCCCCGtttcgccgcgtcgtcggGTCTCGATCACATCAAGAgattgaaaaaggaaaaggagcgaATCCGAGCAAAAGCGATGGAATCGTTAGCCGAGGAAAGAACGGAAGCCATGTGGAAATTGCAACAAG TGCGATCTCTTTCGTCGAAGAGTGACGAGAGCAAAGgagcgaaaagaaagcgactgAAGCCGGGAATGGTCAGAAGAAAGTTACAGCCAGTTCCTTTAGATTCAGAGG GTTATCCCGTGATGCCGATAAATCTCGGAGGCTTGACTATTCATTCTTTGGGAAGA attGTCGCCGATCGGCCCGGATTTCATTCCGAGCGCTACATTTGGCCGGTCGGTTTCGTGAGCACGCGAACGTTTTTTAGCATGTATCAGCCGGGCGCCAAGTGCGTCTACCGATGTCGCATATTGGACGGAAAGAACTCGCCGTTG TTCGAAATGCAAGCGGCGGATAGTCCCGATCGGCCTATAATAGCCGCATCAGCAACCGCATGTCACACGACTGTTCTAAAGCAAGTAAATAAGACGAG ATCtcgcgaagcgacgaacACCGGTTCGGGGCCCGAGTTCTTCGGCTTCTCCCACCCCGTCGTGATGAACATTCTCCAAAACGATCCCCTCTGCGAAGAACTCGAGAAATTTCAGCGAATCGAGTTCAACGATCCGCTGGGCGTTCAAAACGCTCGCATTCGCATGCCGCCCGCCAGCGCCGCCACGGGCGCGTGGAACgtctcgaaaacgacgacgacgacggcaacggcaacggcgacgatcgacgacgtgagaTCAGGAAGCGATCGGGAGATGAATGACGAAGAATCGAGCGGAAACGAAGCGGATAGCGACGGAACGGGATCCAGTGGAGACGACGAGTTCGATTACGGTGCCGCGGCGCCGTCAGAGACGAGACCACCGATGATGATGGGATACCAAGCTCAGTAA
- the LOC136198288 gene encoding transforming growth factor beta regulator 1-like isoform X2, which translates to MAEAKVSLAYGAGARRAINPTDKDNEESANERPSSSSSNSSNEEESFCPEEGASNRPVVHNGLASAREEKYAKKCQYIKKIMKSFFYENNSLADELRKTNHAIVRLKAERRFLLDKLLHYQTGRTVPLTNVGRKKPRFAASSGLDHIKRLKKEKERIRAKAMESLAEERTEAMWKLQQVRSLSSKSDESKGAKRKRLKPGMVRRKLQPVPLDSEGYPVMPINLGGLTIHSLGRIVADRPGFHSERYIWPVGFVSTRTFFSMYQPGAKCVYRCRILDGKNSPLFEMQAADSPDRPIIAASATACHTTVLKQVNKTRSREATNTGSGPEFFGFSHPVVMNILQNDPLCEELEKFQRIEFNDPLGVQNARIRMPPASAATGAWNVSKTTTTTATATATIDDVRSGSDREMNDEESSGNEADSDGTGSSGDDEFDYGAAAPSETRPPMMMGYQAQ; encoded by the exons AACGAGGAGAGCGCAAACGAAAGACCGTCGAGTTCATCGAG TAACTCATCTAATGAAGAGGAAAGTTTCTGTCCAGAAGAG GGTGCAAGCAATCGTCCTGTTGTTCAC AATGGACTTGCCTCTGCCAGGGAGGAAAAATATGCGAAGAAGTGCCAGTACATAAAAAAGATCATGAAGTCATTTTTCTAC GAAAATAATTCGCTAGCGGACGAGCTTAGAAAAACGAATCACGCGATTGTTCGACTCAAAGCGGAGCGAAG ATTTCTTCTCGACAAACTGCTTCACTATCAGACGGGAAGAACGGTTCCGTTGACGAACGTCGGACGAAAGAAGCCCCGtttcgccgcgtcgtcggGTCTCGATCACATCAAGAgattgaaaaaggaaaaggagcgaATCCGAGCAAAAGCGATGGAATCGTTAGCCGAGGAAAGAACGGAAGCCATGTGGAAATTGCAACAAG TGCGATCTCTTTCGTCGAAGAGTGACGAGAGCAAAGgagcgaaaagaaagcgactgAAGCCGGGAATGGTCAGAAGAAAGTTACAGCCAGTTCCTTTAGATTCAGAGG GTTATCCCGTGATGCCGATAAATCTCGGAGGCTTGACTATTCATTCTTTGGGAAGA attGTCGCCGATCGGCCCGGATTTCATTCCGAGCGCTACATTTGGCCGGTCGGTTTCGTGAGCACGCGAACGTTTTTTAGCATGTATCAGCCGGGCGCCAAGTGCGTCTACCGATGTCGCATATTGGACGGAAAGAACTCGCCGTTG TTCGAAATGCAAGCGGCGGATAGTCCCGATCGGCCTATAATAGCCGCATCAGCAACCGCATGTCACACGACTGTTCTAAAGCAAGTAAATAAGACGAG ATCtcgcgaagcgacgaacACCGGTTCGGGGCCCGAGTTCTTCGGCTTCTCCCACCCCGTCGTGATGAACATTCTCCAAAACGATCCCCTCTGCGAAGAACTCGAGAAATTTCAGCGAATCGAGTTCAACGATCCGCTGGGCGTTCAAAACGCTCGCATTCGCATGCCGCCCGCCAGCGCCGCCACGGGCGCGTGGAACgtctcgaaaacgacgacgacgacggcaacggcaacggcgacgatcgacgacgtgagaTCAGGAAGCGATCGGGAGATGAATGACGAAGAATCGAGCGGAAACGAAGCGGATAGCGACGGAACGGGATCCAGTGGAGACGACGAGTTCGATTACGGTGCCGCGGCGCCGTCAGAGACGAGACCACCGATGATGATGGGATACCAAGCTCAGTAA